A segment of the Hemicordylus capensis ecotype Gifberg chromosome 6, rHemCap1.1.pri, whole genome shotgun sequence genome:
tagtcaaaAGCTGAAGTTCCAGAGTAAATCTGCTTTTCCAGTGTTGAATTATAATCTTTTTGGCCACTCCCCAAGCACAAAGAATCCATAGTTGTTGACAGAGTGTTAAATTCCATATCCTGGGAATATATCCCAGGAGAACATAGCTATCTTTAAAACACAATGATAATTGCAGTGTCTTACTTACAATTTTATGGACTTCATCTCCAAAAGTTGCTATAATTGGGCATGACCAAACCATATGTGACAATGTCCCCTCATAAATATTACAGCTCCAGCAAACCGCATTCTGAACCCAGCCCTTTCTGAACATCCTCTGGGAAGTCCAGTAAGAATGAAACGAAGGTTTTTGCTGAACAAGTCTCAGTTTAAGATCTATATATGCTCGTTTCATTATCCTATTACCGTAATGGTATATTCAAGGTCCTGATTCCATAATACACGAATATAATAAATatcaaggggattgaaaataaaactgctaatattaataTGGTGCTAATAACAGCACCATACAAATctttggtgtggccacatttggactatgtactatgtacagttctggtcaccatgtctCTCAAAGGGCACTGTAGAACTGCGAAAAGGGCAACCAAATGATTAGAGAGATAAGATAGAGTTTTTAAAAGATGATGAATTGTGTGGATAGAAATCTTTATCTCTCTTGCCATCCTAGAAGTAGTCATCCAGCAGGCTCAGAGGCCTGTTGCAAGGGAACtacagaagagagggcatgccttcatcagcTTGTGGGCTTGCTGGAAGCAGCTGGTGGGctactgggaaacaggatgctggactagacaggccttgggcctgataggCAGAGCTGTTATGTTTTTACTATTCCAAGgtgctttgtaccagaggactggaaaatagccaatgtgattccaattttcaaaaagggatccaggggtttctgggaaattacaagccggtatattgatggaaaacatacttacccacaaaattgttaaacatacagaagaaaaggccttgctgaaagagaaccagcatggcttcagcaagggcaagtcttgtctcactaacctttgttttggagggttttttgagtatcaacaggcatgtggatgaaggtgatctggttgatatagtatacttggacttccaaaaagcttttgacaaagttccctaccaaaggctcttgattaaacttagcagccatgggataatgGGACACGTTCATGTGTGGATCTGTAATTGGTTggagagggtaggaataaatggacagttttcacaatggaggaaagtaggaagtggggtcccccagggattggtatagggaccaatgctctttaacttgtacataaatgatctagaagttggggtaaccagcaaagtggtcagatctgcagatgacacaactattgagggtagtgaaatccaaaacagattgtgaggggctGCAAAATGATATCTctaaactaggggagtgggtgacaaaatggcaaatgtggttcagtttaagcaagtgtaaagtgatgcatattgaggcaaagaaccccaaacttcacatatatgctgatgggatctgagctggtgactgaccaggagagagatattgcggttgtggtggacagctcactgaaagtgttgactcagtatgcagcagctgtgaaaaaggccaattccatgctagggatcgttaggaaggagattgacaataaaaatgctaatataataatgccctcatacaaatatatggtgtggccacatctggagtactgtgtacagttttggtcaccatatcttaagaaggatattgttgaactggaaaaggtacagaagagggccaccatgatgatcaggggccgggAGAAACTTAAGAGGCTAGGCTACAGTGTCtgaggctctttactttggaaaaagaggcaactaaggagggacatgatcgaggtgtataaaattatgcatggaggacagagaaatttttcttctttcacagtactagaaccaggggtcaacccatgaaactgaaggttgggaaacttagaactgacaagaggaagtactttttcacacaacacataattaatctatgaaatccttgccatgggatgtggtgatggccaccagcttggatggctttaaaaggggcttaggaggcattctgtgggccactgtgtgaaccaagatgctggactagagaggcctgaATCAacagggctcttatgttcttaactggtaACGGAAACAGTATATGTATGGAATAGTTTCCCCTGTTTTTGTCATATGCTTTTGCACCCCATCAGAGTTTTCCAATATAACATCGGTGCCATCATAACACTACACAATGAGCTCAGAAGAACTGAAACCATAGCaagagttttgagcagaatatcACTTATTGGGTAACCAGTGAGTCTGCTAAGCTTGTGCAAGGCCTGAAGGCGTTCAACAGATTTATCTTCCTTGACAAACCTGACTACAACTGAATGGTTTTCTACACCAGCAGGACCAAACTCttcatctgctttcctgtcacaGAAATCCACTTCGCTGCTTTTATACATGGAATATGTTTGTTCAGTGACCTGCTACCCCCTGATAGAGATTACCTCATGTATGATCGATGTACACATTGTATTGGCAGTGATACTTTCAACTATAGCTTTTAACTGGAGATCATGTTCAATTGTGTAAAAGAAAAGAGCTATTAACAGCCCTTCCCCAATGCTATCATTTTCTGTCAGATGAGTGAGGGCGCTATGAGCAGCACTGCCATGTAGAAGcagtttattttatataccactagAAACTTTGATAAagtgaaaggtaaagtgtgctgttgagttggtgtcgactcctgaagaccacagagctctgtgcttgtctttagtagaatacaggagaggtttgccattgccatctcccacgcagtatgagattatgcctttcaacatcttcctatatcgctgctgcatgatataggtgtttcccatagtctgggaaacataccagtgaggatttgaaccagtggcctctggcttgttagtcaagtcatttccctgctgtgccattaggtggctcgtaCGAACTTTGCCTATGCATTGCATATCCAGAATTCACAGTATGGCAACGAGTGCATGGGGAAACAAGCAGAAGTCTGTAATGAGGATCTAAATTCACTttttttcttaaaagaaaaacacaggcaTTATATCACCAAAATAGATGAACTTTGATAGCATTCCACTATTTGGTGAtatacctgttttttaaaaaaaacaaaacaagtgaaTTTAGATCCCCATTACTGACCTCTGCTTGTTtccctcattcattcattgccaTATTGTGGATTTTGGATGTGCAATGCATAGGAAATCAGTTTTTACTCTCTAGAGCAGTCTTCCACTTATtaaaaccataggaacataggaagctgccatatactgagtcagaccactggtctatggagctcagtattgtcttcacagactagcttagcagcttctccaaggttgcaggcaggaatctctcagccctatattatctatatctatcttgccctatcttggagaagccaggcagggaacttggaatcttcagcaattcccagaggggctccatcccctgaggggaatatcttccagtgctcacacatcaagtctccctttcatatgcaagcagggcagaccctgcttagctaaggggacaagtcatgctggctaccaccagaccagctctcctctcaatggcAGAGATGGGTGGTTCCCTGTCTTGCCTTCTATATATTTGCAAGAGTAGCAGAAAACTCTGTTACTGGAACCTGAGTATGTCAGCCAGGAGCATCCATCAGTACATCAACTACTCTTAAAAGCACTGCTCCCTGGGCTCCAGTTTTGATTTTTGGATAGCCGAGATGTGGTTAAGAGGGATGCATGCTACCTAGATCCGCTGGGTATTTTGGAATAATCTCCCATGAATCTGGTGACCCTTGGAATGACCATCCCGTCCCAGAACTAGCTTTCGACTGTGCAAAAGAGCAGGAATGTTCTTGTGGAAGACGTAACGTTATTCAAACCACCTTGCTATTTCCCCCTCCGTTCACACTCGAATCATTGCGCCACCGCGCCAACCAGCCCAACGATACCCACGAAAATAGCCACCAGTGCCATCACGCAAAGCCGCTTTATCCTTCCGtggccccacccctttcccccaagtCCCGCCCCCTCCCCTTGTCATTGGCTGAAGCCTGCGTAGGCCGACGCTGACTGACAGCTTAACCGAGAAAAATGCCTGGAGAGCAGCCTGTCATTTGTTCACCCCTCGGCCAATGACACGGCGGGAGGGCGGGCTTGCTTCTGTCGTCTTCTACTTTCTCCCCTCGCTCTCCTCCTCCGTCAGGCGCGGTTGGGACGACGGCGATCGCGGCGCCCGGTTAGTAagtccccgctgctgctctgatGGGGCCGGCGAGTCATTCAAGAGAGCCGGGTCCTTGTGTCGATCCCAACGTAGATACGGGCCACGGGTTGGGGAGGACCACCACATCGCAGGGCAGGACTCGGCAACCTTTGgcgctctggctgctgctgctgaactacaactcccatcatccccacccacactAAATCGTGGCTGGGGccgatgggagttggagtccaacagcagctggcgtGCCGTTTAGGGAGTCAgagggggagcagggagcaggtggCGCCTTGTGATGCCTTGTGATGAGGCTGTCGGGGTTCACAGGGGAGGGGTGTCAAAGGGTGGCCCGTGATGAAGCAGCCCTGAAGGGTGATTCCGGGCTGGGAAGGGAACAGAGGGCAGGAGGTGAAAGGTGGGCAGGAAAGGAGGTGGGGAAACATCCTTGGCAACTCCGTCTGTGGACACAAGGGAAGGGATGTGGGGTGGAGCAGCAGGAAATGATAGCCTGTGGCAAGTTTGCTGGGCAAAGGGACATCAGTGTGCCCACGCCCACTGTACTGTCTTAGTAAAGGTAACGTTGTGtccttgagttggtgttgactcctggcgcacacagagctctgtggtttttctttggtaggatacaggaggggtttaccattgcctcctcccgtgcagtgtgagatgatgcctttcagcaccctccTATATTGTACTTCCTACTAATGGTGTCAGTGAATGTGCTAGGTGCTGTACAGAACACGAGAGCAAGTTTCTCTGGCCAGGGGGTTTGCAGTAGGCAAAGACTAGGATGCGACAAGATGACACTGAAGTAATGAAGGGGTTTGGGCAGGGACTATGAAGTTGCCCTGAAGTGTTCAAAGGATTGCTTAATGCAGGGCTTCTCCAATGTAGCCCTCCAGaaatggttggactacaactcccatcatcccaatggcctttggccattgtggttagggatgatgagagttgtagtcgagcaacatctggagggctgcgtTGGAGAAGCCCTGGCTTAGTGCTTTTTTATGAGTGGGAGAATTAGAACTATTAAAGCTGCTGCCTTTGAGACAAAGACATCTGTTTCATCCTTGAAGAAAACCCAGTGTGGAAGGTCTCCCTCTTCAACTTTTCTTTCTGCAGGTGGCAATGTCAGCTGAGGCCACGGCAGACCCGGCCCTACCTGCTGACAACTGTGCCCCGCTTGTCCCAATCCAGCAGCGCCGGGATGGTGGCGGAGGGGTCACTGGTGTGACCTTTGACCTCAAACCCCTGAACCCCAGCAGCAAGTATGTGAAGCTGAACGTGGGAGGCTCTCTGCATTACACCACAGTGCAGACCCTCACCAAACAGGACACCATGCTCAAGGCTATGTTCAGTGGCAGGATGGAGGTGCTGACGGATAGCGAAGGTACCTGTTTGTGTGTCTTGGAGGGTGGCCCAGagccagagatgtgggttttctgttTTGTGAATAGCGTCTCTCTGCTGTATGGTATATAGTGAATGCAGAAgttctcaggttcagtccctggcagcatctccaggtagggctgggaaagactcctgcctgataccttggagaagctgctgccagtcagtgtagacaatactaagctaggcaGACCAATGGGACTAAGCTAGGCAGATCAAtgggactcagtataaggcagcgtcctatgcaTCCCTGAAAATGTCAGCATTCACACAAGATGACAAGATTTCTAGTCCTTGTGATCGCTGAGGAAAGTTTTGACAGGTTGAAGGCAGTGTCTCAGAGACCAGAAAGAAGATAGATACATTGGCAAggtatcagcttcggctgattcaacagccgcgcccattccttgaagcgAATGACCTCAAAgcggtggtgcatcagctggtaacctccaggcttgactattgcaatgcgctctacctggggctgcctttgtatgtagttcggaaacttcagttagttcaaaatggggcagccagattggtgtctggggtaatccggagagaccatattatgcctgtcttgaaacagttacattggctgccgatatgtttccgggcaaaatacaaactgctggttattacctttaaggccctgaaTGACTTGatgtccgagttatcttagagagtaccttcttctgcatgatccctaccacatgttaaggtcatctgaggaggtccgtctccagttaccactggtttgtctggtggcaactcagaggcgggccttctctgtagctgctcctgggctgtggaatgcactccctgcagaaatccgtaatttgaattcattactgtcttttagcagagcccttaaaacctatctgtttggcctggccagtGTTGCTGtaaagtgttttaaattgttttaaatgtttgccctggttttccagggtttttagctgcttGAATGTTTAATTGATATTATTAGTTTTgactttaattgttaattggttttaattgaaTTCTGTTttaaaccgcactgagccattttggaagggcggtatataaatcaaacaaacaaacaaataaaggggGTACTAGTTGCTGTAGGAGGGAATTCTTTGTTACTCTATCCCTcccaattttgtttgtttatattctaCTCCATCTCCAGGGCTCTCAGGTTTGTGTAAATATTAACAGGGTTGTTTCCAATAGAAAACTGTAATTAAGAGCTTTGAGTAGTGTCCGAGATGCCATCTTGTTGAGAAGTGAGATCTCTGAAGATATGCATTGTTACTTCTCAGGGCCTCAGCTATGGGACCCCCTCCCAAGAGAAACCTCTGCCCGAAGCTGTGCACTGCAGGCATTTTAGGAAAAGAATAAATGTGTTCTTGTTACAGCTGGCTTTATGGTTTTGGGATTTGATCCTTGCTGAAATATTTGATTGACAGTATTGTTTTATGGACTTATTTGCTATTTTTCTGTAAGCTGTTTTAGGGAAGCCTACTATGAAGAGAATGCAGGGCTTAAAtagggcagagggagagaccatgaaatattatttttctcctgaaatactctgaaaGTATTTGCTGTACAGCAGAGTATACAAAATACTATTTCAGCAGAGACCTAAAGAGTGACTGAAGTTTTCTGGAagagagtagattctctgttgATGAAGTTCTTGCTTGTGAAACAGAGTATCTTCAGAACCCATCCTCTTCCCCTTGTCTGTTACTAGCCAGTACCCCTTTGACTCATATTATTAATGTAGTTCATTGTATTGCATGTCCGGTCCTTTGTGGTGTTATCTATAGATTGAAGTCAATGCATGTGGTGGTTTTCAAAgcaatacaaataataataatgcacttgTGCAGAACACTCAGCTTCAAAGCACTTTGCATATATCACCCTgatataatccttacaacaaccctgtatagTAAGAATTATTGTCCCCATATTACAGCTGGagaactgaggctgagaggaacataggaaaagaggaagctgtttatactgagtcagaccactggtccatctagtttagtattgtctacactgacgggcagcagcagctctccaagatttcagacaggagtttccccccagcccttcctggagacaccaggattgaacctgaaaccttccatatgatgctctgccattgagctatggccccattccctaaggtaggagttctcaaacctgggtccccaggtgttgttggactacaacgacattggccttcagccattgtggctggggaagatgggagttgtagtccaacaatatctggggaatatcttacagcagacagtgctcacatgtagtcacccatccaaatgcaaaccctgcttagcaaaggggcaattcatgcttgctactgcaaggccAGCTTAATCCCACTTAATAATTGCCTAAGAGCACCTATTGAATTTAAGACAGATTTGACCCCAGGGAAGTCCTGTTTCTTTGCTCTTCTAGCCATTGTGCTACACCAGCTCTCTAaaaacaacaatgataataattAAAATGACGttaagtccctgccccaaggaacttgCAACTTAATTTTGACAGAAAAAATAGAAGTACAGATGGCCCTtgatatttgcgggggttccattcctgccaattCATGTGAATACGGAAATGGCGAATAATGAGGAATaacagagaataataataatcctctctTGTTAATAGGGTTAATCTCTATTGATCTGctgtttttttttcccctgctgtTCATTGGTTGTGAGTTTTATTACTCATTTTGTGAGTCTCTCTGGAAGTGCTGAAGGGTAAAATAGAAGactattcaataaaataaaaataggaaaTTGATTACATAATGAAACATCCTTTGAACTGAGTGGCAATCCACTATccaatgaagagagagagagagagatcctcccTTTCCTTAGTTCAACTGCATTTGAAATCTGCTTGCATCTTAAGTTCtagaaataaaatgcaaatataattaatatttatataccgcctttcaacaaaagtttccaatgtagtttacgtagatataaattttaaaaatgactccctgtcctcaaagggctcacacataagacagacaccagcaacagccacttgagggatgctATGGTGGGGAcggctagggccagttgctctcccgctgctaaataaagagaatcaccactttttaaaggtgctcagttagcaagggacgtGAATGAAATGTTAATGAATCTTGAAAAatgtatatgccacctttcaatatatatttttctaGAGCAGCATACAAGTTCAGACCGTGAAATGTAGTACAAAATATTTCAAACATTTTCTTCCTGTATTCCAGTTTTGATCCCttgcttcttttctctctctctctctctctctctctctctagtcacTCATAATAACATGAGCGAAAAGCCATGGCAATGCAAAATTGATGTCTTTTtgatgtcttgtggtagcagcacaTTTTATATTTTCCTAATTTACATAAGATCCTGTTCTTGCAGCTTCCTGTTAAAATTAGCTATATAGATAGTAACATTTAGATCCTTTCCCTCTAAAAGCATCTAAACGTTATGATGTGTCTCCAGTACTGAGCAATTTTTAATTTAAGTGCACTAGGTCCTGCTCTTCTGGCTACGACTTCCACCACCTTTTGTGCAAGGACTAAACACCAGTTTTGTCTCTCCAGGTTGGATCTTGATTGACCgaagtggccgccattttggaacCATCCTAAACTACTTGAGAGATGGCTCTGTGTCCCTTCCCGAGTCCCAGCGGGAGCTGGAGGAAGTGCTCTCTGAGGCCCGCTACTACTTGATCCAAGGCTTAGCTGAGGACTGTCAGCTTGCACTACAGGCGAGCAGAGTCCCTGTTCTAAAACTTGGGGATAGCCAGATCACCTCTTAGCTCAGTGCCTGCTGTCAGAAGGAACTGAAGTGTGGGAGGTTTGGAAGTGTCTCATAGGTTACTGTATGtaacactctctccctctctctctctgtatcctGTTCAGCAAAAGAGTGAAGCCTATGACCCTCTTTGCCACATCCCCATGGTGACCTCTCCCAAGGAGGAGCAGCAGATCATCTCAAGCTGTTCCAAGGTAAAGAGGATGTGAAGTCTCATGATGCTCAGCCCCAGGAAGGCCATGTGAGCCATTCCATTGTCGGCACAGTCCAAGGTGGCCTGGCTGGGTTCCTTTTTGCACATTTAGCACCAATGAGGCTGTACTTGTGTGCTCCTTATGCTTCCATCCTCGCCACTAATACGAGCATAGCTTGGGAAGCTATAGTGTGCCCCAAGAGGTGGGCTGGAGTCCCAGTTTCCTGATCCATTTGAGGCTGACACATTCTGACTCAAATGTCAGCGGGAGATAAAACCTTAAACCTGCACCCAATTACTTGACTGCGAACCATAGCACACAGACCTTCAAACTCCTTCTCTTCAACAGCACACATTCCTTAAACACTTTTGTGAAGGTTTACCTCAGCCCACCCAACTGGTCACTTCTCTCAGAACAGCTGGACTGGTTTGGCATATTGTTTTACCAAGGACCGCTTTCCGAGAACCAGTTGCCTCAAAATGGCTTTTTCCAAGCTGTCATGAGTCGCCAAAAGGGCTGCTTTGCGGCTGTGTAGAGGCAAACTATATGGCAGCAGCTGACGCAACTGCTGCACGTGAGCAGCTTGGATGTAATGTCAAGGCCTGCCTCATGTGCTGGTCACATCAGGAAACATGGGCTTGAATGGTTCCCCTCAGCaattagattttattttttaaaactctataaaatgtcatgaaccccaccacctattgagatcatcaggggaggtccctTTGGTAGCAGCTTGGAACTAGCCCTTCTCCATTGCCCCCTCAGGACTTTACTCTCAGAAGAAGAGCTTCCTTATCTctgactgcctttaaaaaacaggcttttagctaaatatttatttatttataatttttcaataatttatttcatatatttagAAAAATCACAAGATAAGAGGGATCTCATACTATACATCTTCAGAAGAaaacggtggggggtgggggactttGAATCACGGAGAACAGTGTGTGAGGGTGAATCTGATCATCAACATTATTATTCCAGTAGTTAATAAAcataatcaattttttaaaacaaatttgtcTACTGTATCATTATCTTTGGCATTTTTATAAGATAATGTTTAAACTGTGttcatttttttaattgtattttttgtttttgctgtattttaaaatgattttatatACACTATGGGTGTGCAGTTCGATTTGATCTTGAATCAGAGGCAATTTGCAGATTTGACCTCAAGTTGAAtcgccctcaaaatagagggcctgatttgaggtcaaagtgaatcacccctgatttgacccaaattgatttgggtgattcgaccaccattttgagaccagttttgctggggaaatgggcctcaaaatggagtAGTTTTTCCGGGAAGAGCTGGTccaccaattggggttggtggttAGCCCTCTGCTCCAAACTTAGCACaaggcaggcagatgctctgtgtccagagcggagggctggtctacccatcaatcccaattggtaaacctgctcttctgtttttctggggagagctggtctaccaattagggtctttgggtagaccagccctcggCTCCAAATCTAGCGCAgctgcccacctcagaggactggtctacctgccaactcTAATTGGTATACCAACTCTCTCTGGGAAaaaccaccattttgaggcccatttttccagcaaaactggcctcaaaatggcactcggatcACTCAGATTGATTGGGTGATTCGTTGAGAACagctggccaagctggctgttctcAACTAATCAATTTGATGGTTCTGCtatttgatttgaccttgaatcgcagaattcatgcacactcctaatgtacactgcctagagatgtatatatgagGTGGTTTACAAGAGGAAAAAAAGATGATGCAGCTCAGCCAGTGGCAGAGGCAAAGTGTTCCAGGTGACAGCCAGTCTGTCCTGAGCAAGTTAAAAAGATAAAAGAAGTAGAAGGGAAGAACCTTCTCCCATTGGCTTGTGGAACATTTCCGCTCTGTGTATATTTATCtgtgtctttctttttttagccTGTAGTGAAATTGCTGCATAATAGAAGTAACAACAAGTATTCATATACAAGGTAAGGAGGAGCATTTCCCCACTTCTGGAAATGGGTGTAGCTTTGCATTTGTTCCTCCATCCTGCACCCTTCTCCCACTTCTTGCTTAGTGGAGGTGTATCATGGAGATCCCACacttttcccttctctttccccctctccacacCCAGTAACTCAGATGACAACTTGCTGAAGAATATTGAACTATTTGACAAACTGGCCCTACGGTTCAATGGGCGCGTGCTCTTCATCAAAGATGTCCTTGGGGACGAGATCTGCTGCTGGTCGTTTTATGGGCAGGGCCGCAAAATTGCAGAAGTCTGCTGCACCTCCATTGTATATGCCACTGAGAAGAAACAGACCAAGGTAACTCATCCGCATCTCTCTGGACTGCAAGCATGGTGTGCTCTTTTTTGCTACATCTGAAGGAAATGGTTTTGCCTTTCGGGTTGGTAATTggcagatcataggaacatagaaaacttcCTTccactgagtcggaccattggtccatctagctcactattgtctaccctgactggcagcagcttctctaaattttcaggcagggttctttcccagccctacctgaagatgccagggagtgaacctagggcCTTCTTTGTGCGAAGCAGATCATTTACCTTTGAGCTATCCCATCCCAAAAATTAATTTGGCCCATACGGGGATCAAATCCACAACTTTGACATTATTAGCACCACGCTCTAGCTAACTGGCCAGTTAAACATCCCCCTCTTCAAAGTCATTTGGTAGAACCACAGACTTTGCAAAAGGAAATATCCACATCTGGTGTTCCTAGTCACAATTTCAATATCGATTTTAATTAGCGTACAATTTATTTATCCCAAGAGATGCTCCTTGCCCCTATTTGGTATTTTGCAAGGCTGCTTCCTACCCCTAACAATTGGTACAGGCCAGTTTTTAATTTGGCTCTCTGAGGTATGTGAATCTGGTTGATAGTGGCTTTTGCGCTTTCCAACACAGTTGAAAAATGTGCAGACGTGGAGTGTggtgctgtcagtatgct
Coding sequences within it:
- the KCTD13 gene encoding BTB/POZ domain-containing adapter for CUL3-mediated RhoA degradation protein 1 isoform X1 yields the protein MTRREGGLASVVFYFLPSLSSSVRRGWDDGDRGARLVAMSAEATADPALPADNCAPLVPIQQRRDGGGGVTGVTFDLKPLNPSSKYVKLNVGGSLHYTTVQTLTKQDTMLKAMFSGRMEVLTDSEGWILIDRSGRHFGTILNYLRDGSVSLPESQRELEEVLSEARYYLIQGLAEDCQLALQQKSEAYDPLCHIPMVTSPKEEQQIISSCSKPVVKLLHNRSNNKYSYTSNSDDNLLKNIELFDKLALRFNGRVLFIKDVLGDEICCWSFYGQGRKIAEVCCTSIVYATEKKQTKVEFPEARIFEETLNILIYETPRVPDKALLEATGGVAGGGGGPLRAGDDEDGREHRVRRIHVRRHIMHDERPHGHQAVFKD
- the KCTD13 gene encoding BTB/POZ domain-containing adapter for CUL3-mediated RhoA degradation protein 1 isoform X2, translated to MWGGAAGNDSLWQVCWAKGHQCAHAHCTVLVKVAMSAEATADPALPADNCAPLVPIQQRRDGGGGVTGVTFDLKPLNPSSKYVKLNVGGSLHYTTVQTLTKQDTMLKAMFSGRMEVLTDSEGWILIDRSGRHFGTILNYLRDGSVSLPESQRELEEVLSEARYYLIQGLAEDCQLALQQKSEAYDPLCHIPMVTSPKEEQQIISSCSKPVVKLLHNRSNNKYSYTSNSDDNLLKNIELFDKLALRFNGRVLFIKDVLGDEICCWSFYGQGRKIAEVCCTSIVYATEKKQTKVEFPEARIFEETLNILIYETPRVPDKALLEATGGVAGGGGGPLRAGDDEDGREHRVRRIHVRRHIMHDERPHGHQAVFKD
- the KCTD13 gene encoding BTB/POZ domain-containing adapter for CUL3-mediated RhoA degradation protein 1 isoform X3, whose protein sequence is MSAEATADPALPADNCAPLVPIQQRRDGGGGVTGVTFDLKPLNPSSKYVKLNVGGSLHYTTVQTLTKQDTMLKAMFSGRMEVLTDSEGWILIDRSGRHFGTILNYLRDGSVSLPESQRELEEVLSEARYYLIQGLAEDCQLALQQKSEAYDPLCHIPMVTSPKEEQQIISSCSKPVVKLLHNRSNNKYSYTSNSDDNLLKNIELFDKLALRFNGRVLFIKDVLGDEICCWSFYGQGRKIAEVCCTSIVYATEKKQTKVEFPEARIFEETLNILIYETPRVPDKALLEATGGVAGGGGGPLRAGDDEDGREHRVRRIHVRRHIMHDERPHGHQAVFKD